A window from Exiguobacterium marinum DSM 16307 encodes these proteins:
- a CDS encoding aldolase/citrate lyase family protein translates to MSLTLMYITNQPEVARVAEQNGVDWIFIDLEIMGKTERQGHLDTVISRHNFQDISQVRAVLKHSKLLVRVNPIFRGSRQEIDEVINRGADIVMLPYYKTTDEVKRLIEFVRGRAKVCLLCETKEAVECMPDVLKLDGIDFIHIGLNDLHLSYGQSFLFEPLANGLVEKIINQIREQDIVYGFGGIARIGEGKLPAEKILAEHKRLDSSLIILSRSFCNLGNVKMMSAYQTQLFKEGVWKVRAYEQHLKYVSSDWLEKNRRSLVFDVEGITTEIQTQKGILL, encoded by the coding sequence AACCTGAAGTAGCACGTGTTGCGGAGCAAAATGGAGTTGATTGGATTTTTATTGACCTTGAAATAATGGGGAAAACGGAAAGGCAAGGTCATTTGGATACAGTGATTTCCCGACATAACTTTCAAGACATCAGTCAGGTACGTGCAGTGTTGAAACATTCAAAACTACTTGTAAGAGTGAACCCGATTTTCCGAGGGTCCCGTCAAGAAATTGACGAGGTGATTAATCGCGGTGCGGATATCGTTATGTTGCCTTACTATAAAACGACGGACGAGGTAAAGAGACTGATTGAATTTGTTCGTGGTCGTGCCAAAGTTTGTCTTCTTTGTGAGACGAAAGAAGCTGTAGAATGCATGCCTGATGTTTTAAAGTTAGATGGAATCGATTTTATTCATATTGGGTTGAATGACTTACATTTAAGTTATGGACAATCTTTTCTTTTCGAACCACTTGCGAACGGATTAGTGGAAAAAATCATTAATCAAATACGTGAGCAGGATATTGTTTACGGATTTGGTGGAATTGCTCGTATAGGGGAGGGCAAATTACCTGCAGAAAAAATTTTGGCTGAGCACAAACGTCTTGATTCTTCGCTCATTATTTTATCACGGAGTTTTTGTAATTTAGGGAATGTTAAAATGATGTCCGCATACCAAACTCAACTTTTTAAAGAGGGGGTTTGGAAAGTAAGGGCATATGAGCAACACCTGAAATATGTATCCTCAGACTGGTTGGAAAAAAATAGACGCAGTCTCGTTTTTGATGTTGAAGGTATTACTACAGAAATTCAAACACAGAAAGGAATTTTGTTATGA
- a CDS encoding NAD(P)-dependent oxidoreductase has product MNVLVTGMRLSLNQKEQLEQIGCKVTMLEQESDISLQDVTKVEVLVCQNIFAYRQVEEFPQLKIVQAVSAGLDRLPLEELKERGIEVYNAGDTYAAPMAEWIIWQLLDFMKHGASLREKQSNRKWEKERRLLELTGKTVTLLGVGHVSEAIATRLRPFGVRLIGVGHREKVVSFVDQYVLMNELRDVLRESDVIILALPLTEDTYHLINEETLQVMKEDAILMNVARGSIIDETALVSVLKEGKFFGVSLDVFASEPLPSDHPLYDFDWVSISPHNSYVSDQVNDRLFSNILSNLKQVHTNHER; this is encoded by the coding sequence ATGAATGTATTGGTAACAGGAATGCGTCTATCGTTAAATCAAAAAGAACAACTAGAACAAATCGGATGCAAAGTCACTATGCTAGAGCAAGAGTCCGATATCTCACTACAAGATGTGACAAAAGTAGAAGTGCTCGTTTGTCAAAATATTTTCGCTTATAGACAAGTCGAGGAGTTTCCTCAGCTGAAAATCGTTCAAGCAGTGAGTGCCGGCTTAGATCGATTGCCTCTTGAAGAGTTAAAAGAACGTGGTATTGAGGTTTATAATGCCGGCGATACATACGCCGCGCCAATGGCGGAGTGGATCATATGGCAACTTCTTGATTTTATGAAACATGGTGCATCACTTCGTGAAAAACAATCCAACCGGAAGTGGGAAAAAGAGCGGCGCTTACTCGAATTGACAGGGAAGACGGTTACCTTGCTTGGTGTAGGTCATGTGAGTGAAGCCATAGCGACAAGACTTCGACCATTTGGTGTTCGCCTAATTGGAGTTGGACACCGAGAAAAAGTAGTTTCATTTGTTGATCAATATGTTTTGATGAATGAGCTACGCGATGTATTACGTGAAAGTGACGTTATTATTCTTGCGCTTCCACTGACGGAAGATACTTATCATTTAATAAATGAGGAAACACTCCAGGTGATGAAAGAGGATGCTATTCTGATGAATGTCGCACGGGGATCGATTATTGATGAGACCGCTCTTGTTTCAGTGCTAAAAGAAGGGAAATTTTTTGGTGTATCTCTTGATGTGTTTGCATCAGAACCACTACCATCAGACCATCCATTGTATGATTTTGATTGGGTGTCTATCAGCCCCCATAACTCCTATGTATCCGATCAAGTGAATGATCGATTGTTCAGCAACATTTTGAGTAATCTAAAACAAGTTCATACAAATCATGAACGTTGA
- a CDS encoding glycosyltransferase family 2 protein produces MPLVSLVVPIYNTAPYIEQCLESLVNQTYPNLEIICINDGSTDNSFDVLMQYDSDLRVQLYDQTNRGCSFSRNRGLNLADGEYIMFVDSDDWLDLDAIRLMVEHAERERADAVMGTYVREYEGRSLPKHIFNANFLSYDEEETKRYVHRRLFGLMGEELARPETVDALNSNCITLYHRDLIKHLSFDSTYGSFADLYYQIRALENCKRFIYIDYPVYHYRKTNVTSMTSTYQTNLIASRIEFFHILMRYIEERNLGEDYNRALYNRIALSMIGIGLNEIWSQKSLLNQAETLKQVLRQKEFRQAYSQIDMKYFDLKWRTFFQLCKREQTISLVLMLRSVDYLRKRV; encoded by the coding sequence ATGCCGTTAGTCAGTCTAGTTGTTCCTATTTATAACACTGCACCTTACATCGAACAATGCCTTGAAAGTCTTGTCAATCAAACCTACCCAAACCTTGAAATTATCTGTATCAATGATGGAAGTACGGATAACAGTTTTGATGTTTTAATGCAGTATGACTCGGATTTACGCGTGCAACTATATGATCAGACAAATAGAGGGTGTTCGTTTTCTCGGAATCGAGGACTCAATTTGGCAGATGGAGAATACATCATGTTCGTTGATAGTGATGATTGGCTCGATCTGGACGCCATTCGCCTAATGGTAGAACATGCCGAGAGAGAACGAGCAGATGCAGTTATGGGAACGTATGTCCGAGAATACGAGGGACGTTCTTTACCTAAACATATTTTTAACGCAAACTTCCTGTCTTACGATGAAGAAGAAACCAAGAGATACGTTCATCGGCGTTTATTCGGACTTATGGGTGAGGAACTAGCTCGTCCGGAAACAGTGGACGCCCTGAATTCAAATTGTATTACCTTATATCATCGTGATTTGATTAAACATTTATCTTTTGATAGCACATATGGATCATTCGCAGATTTATACTATCAAATTCGTGCGTTGGAGAATTGTAAACGATTTATTTATATCGATTATCCTGTTTATCATTATCGGAAGACAAATGTAACATCGATGACGAGTACGTATCAAACAAATTTGATTGCTTCTCGGATTGAGTTCTTTCACATCCTCATGCGTTATATCGAAGAGCGAAATCTCGGTGAAGATTACAATCGTGCGCTTTATAATCGAATCGCACTAAGCATGATTGGGATTGGGTTGAATGAGATTTGGTCTCAAAAATCACTTTTGAATCAAGCGGAAACGTTGAAGCAAGTGTTGCGTCAAAAAGAATTTCGCCAAGCATATTCTCAAATTGATATGAAGTACTTCGATTTGAAATGGAGGACGTTCTTCCAACTTTGTAAACGTGAACAGACCATTTCACTCGTTCTAATGTTACGGAGTGTCGACTATTTACGGAAACGTGTATAA
- a CDS encoding glycosyltransferase family 4 protein: MIESFNRDNIRILQEMGYEVHVATNFEWGSMYSKEKITRIRESLQREGVSMFQIDFERDIKKINRHVKAFQQLKDVLSQQTYEFIHCHSPIGGVIGRLVARQTETPCMYTAHGFHFFRGSPSLNWLLYYPVERTLAHLTDTLVTVNQEDYERALTFKTSRTFRIPGIGVDTNRIEQISINRSEKRNNLGVYQDSDFVLLSVGELNENKNHETIIRAIATLKDRNVQYWIAGTGDSKQRLERMIIELELKEQVHLLGFREDVFEVMKAADCFVFPSRREGLGMAALEAMAAGLPLITSNVHGINDYSVEGVTGYKCAPDDIAGFARAIQMMRIDLKVAQQMGSNNIKTAKSYDIEQSKIEMRRIYESVQASGH; this comes from the coding sequence ATGATTGAAAGTTTTAATCGTGACAATATCAGAATACTACAGGAAATGGGTTATGAGGTTCATGTTGCAACGAATTTTGAGTGGGGGAGTATGTACTCTAAAGAAAAAATCACACGTATTCGGGAGAGTCTTCAAAGAGAAGGGGTCTCCATGTTCCAAATCGATTTTGAGCGTGACATAAAAAAAATAAACCGGCATGTTAAAGCTTTTCAACAATTGAAAGATGTACTTTCACAACAAACGTATGAATTTATCCATTGCCATTCTCCAATCGGTGGGGTGATTGGCAGACTGGTTGCTCGCCAAACCGAGACTCCCTGTATGTATACAGCGCACGGGTTTCACTTTTTCAGAGGTAGTCCTTCGCTTAACTGGTTACTTTATTATCCTGTGGAGCGTACACTTGCTCATTTAACAGATACACTGGTCACGGTGAACCAAGAGGATTATGAACGGGCATTGACGTTCAAAACGTCCCGTACGTTCCGGATACCTGGGATTGGAGTCGATACGAATCGAATTGAGCAAATCTCCATCAATCGATCTGAGAAACGCAATAATCTAGGTGTTTATCAAGATTCAGACTTTGTACTGTTGTCGGTCGGAGAACTGAATGAAAATAAAAATCATGAAACGATCATCCGAGCGATCGCGACGTTGAAAGATCGAAACGTTCAATATTGGATTGCCGGAACCGGCGATTCGAAACAGCGCCTCGAACGAATGATTATCGAACTTGAACTAAAAGAACAAGTACATTTACTAGGATTTCGAGAAGATGTATTTGAAGTGATGAAAGCTGCCGATTGCTTCGTTTTTCCTTCTCGGAGGGAAGGGCTTGGCATGGCGGCCCTAGAAGCGATGGCAGCGGGCCTGCCTCTAATCACATCAAATGTTCATGGAATCAATGATTATTCAGTTGAAGGTGTGACAGGTTATAAATGTGCACCTGATGACATCGCAGGTTTTGCCCGAGCGATTCAAATGATGCGTATTGATTTAAAAGTGGCACAACAGATGGGGTCGAATAATATAAAAACTGCTAAGTCCTATGATATTGAGCAGTCAAAGATCGAAATGAGACGAATTTACGAGTCCGTTCAGGCTTCTGGACATTAA
- a CDS encoding YveK family protein, with the protein MRDINSSIQDTWFILKSKKWLILMTMILIGAIAYSLSRYVIPPTYEASTQILVVPKQNGTEALDSNQIQSSQGLINTYRIIMKSPIILNEVRENIPNAPEKLEEQIVIESEENSQVITVRATAGSGEMAASIANELGLVFSSEIPSLMKVDNTQILSPSSVPIEPVEPNIPRNTAIGILLGFIFSSAFVLIRHLFNKQIRTEAEAEAILGIPVIASIPLFERQSFKSDKHNPHSSNQVKEGEKYVPKTQRKLS; encoded by the coding sequence GTGAGAGATATCAACTCGTCAATCCAGGATACTTGGTTTATTTTGAAATCTAAAAAGTGGCTTATTTTAATGACGATGATTTTAATAGGAGCGATTGCCTACTCGTTAAGTCGGTATGTAATCCCACCGACGTATGAAGCTTCGACGCAAATTTTGGTGGTACCAAAACAAAATGGGACTGAAGCGTTAGACAGTAATCAGATTCAATCATCGCAGGGGCTGATTAATACGTATCGAATTATTATGAAAAGTCCAATCATTCTAAATGAGGTGCGTGAAAATATCCCGAATGCCCCTGAAAAGTTAGAAGAACAAATTGTTATTGAAAGCGAAGAAAATTCGCAAGTCATTACAGTTCGTGCTACCGCAGGATCAGGGGAAATGGCTGCAAGTATTGCGAATGAATTAGGTTTGGTATTTTCAAGTGAGATTCCAAGCTTAATGAAAGTCGATAATACACAAATTTTGTCACCTTCATCTGTTCCGATTGAACCGGTAGAGCCAAATATTCCACGGAACACTGCAATTGGTATACTCCTCGGGTTCATTTTCAGTAGCGCATTCGTATTAATTAGACATCTTTTCAACAAACAAATTCGAACTGAGGCGGAAGCAGAAGCCATACTTGGAATACCAGTGATTGCTTCGATTCCTCTATTTGAACGTCAATCGTTCAAATCAGATAAACATAATCCGCACTCATCGAATCAAGTAAAGGAGGGAGAGAAATATGTTCCGAAAACACAAAGAAAGCTTTCATAG